From the genome of Eucalyptus grandis isolate ANBG69807.140 chromosome 2, ASM1654582v1, whole genome shotgun sequence, one region includes:
- the LOC104433859 gene encoding glucan endo-1,3-beta-glucosidase-like — translation MSNKIVMASLMLALGLLLAGTELTGAQSIGVCYGRNGDNLPSQAEVIELYKANSIGRMRIYDPDQATLQALKGSNIELILGVLNDNLQALTDPAAASNWVQNNVVAFSSDVKIKYIAVGNEVPPGDTKAQYVLPAMQNIQNALASANLQGQIKVSTAIDTSLLGVSYPPSSGAFSDAANQFISPIISFLVNNGSPLLANIYPYFSYVQNMQSIDLAYALFTSPGVVVTDGAYQYQNLFDALVDSLYSALEKSGGSSLAIVVSESGWPSEGGTAASPDNAGTYYANLISHVKQGTPKKAGQAIEAYLFAMFDENLKAAGIEQHFGLFTPSKQPKYQISFA, via the exons ATGAGTAACAAGATTGTTATGGCTTCGCTAATGCTCGCTCTCGGCCTGCTACTAGCGGGAACAGAACTGACAG GTGCGCAATCCATAGGCGTCTGCTATGGACGAAATGGCGACAATCTGCCTAGTCAAGCAGAAGTGATCGAGCTATACAAGGCAAACAGCATCGGAAGGATGAGGATTTACGATCCAGACCAAGCTACTCTCCAGGCCCTGAAAGGATCCAACATCGAACTCATCCTTGGCGTTCTTAATGACAACCTCCAGGCCCTAACTGACCCCGCCGCAGCATCCAACTGGGTCCAAAACAATGTTGTAGCATTCTCGTCCGATGTCAAAATCAAGTACATTGCGGTCGGGAATGAAGTCCCCCCGGGCGATACAAAAGCCCAATATGTCCTCCCCGCAATGCAGAACATCCAAAACGCCCTCGCATCCGCCAATTTGCAGGGCCAGATCAAGGTCTCCACGGCAATTGACACGAGTCTGCTAGGCGTATCCTACCCCCCATCGAGCGGGGCATTCAGTGACGCTGCAAATCAATTCATAAGCCCCATAATAAGCTTCTTGGTCAATAACGGCTCACCGCTCCTGGCCAACATCTACCCCTACTTCAGCTACGTACAGAATATGCAGAGCATTGATCTTGCCTATGCTCTCTTTACATCACCAGGAGTGGTGGTAACGGATGGTGCATATCAGTACCAAAACCTGTTCGATGCATTGGTGGACTCCCTCTACTCCGCCTTGGAAAAATCTGGTGGATCAAGTTTGGCAATTGTCGTATCAGAGAGTGGATGGCCATCAGAAGGAGGCACTGCAGCTTCACCAGACAATGCAGGCACTTACTATGCAAATTTGATCAGCCATGTGAAGCAAGGCACGCCCAAGAAAGCTGGCCAGGCCATCGAGGCATACTTATTCGCCATGTTCGACGAGAACCTAAAAGCTGCCGGGATTGAGCAGCATTTTGGACTCTTCACTCCCAGCAAGCAACCCAAATACCAAATCTCTTTCGCTTGA
- the LOC104435697 gene encoding protein RETICULATA-RELATED 4, chloroplastic: MNHAHGLFFKTTELRNTEPQRRRPESARNSSSPTPKSRGPRFRQWPPPPSSTPPPPPPPPPSTTVLSSTPPPPRSRLPCSASASPSAPPPPPPSPPSGAALPHIAFCSGGNGGRSGGGGWGGDDGSSSGGGGGGDNAGDNNKKEALMVLAEAGRGVESLPGDLAAALGDGRIPGSVVTRYFELEKSALFRWLLQFGGFKERLLADDLFLAKVGIECGVGLFTKTAAEYSRRGEKFFDELEIVFADVVMAILADFMLVYLPAPTVSLRPALATNAGSLAKFFYSCPDNAFQIALPGSSYSFLQRIGSILRNGTKLFAVGTASSLVGTFVTNALINAKKAVDNSSGEVENVPILSTSAAYGVYMAVSSNLRYQLLAGVIEQRMLEPLLHQHKFMLSAICFAVRTGNTFLGSLLWVDYARWIGIQ, from the exons ATGAACCACGCTCATGGCCTCTTTTTTAAA ACTACAGAGCTGAGAAATACGGAACCGCAAAGACGACGACCTGAAAGCGCGCGCAATTCTTCCTCCCCAACGCCTAAATCGCGCGGCCCGCGTTTCCGACAATGGCCACCGCCACCTTCTTCAacccccccgccgccgccgcctccgccgccgtcaACAACGGTCCTCTCCTCCaccccgccgcctcctcgcAGCCGCCTTCcctgctccgcctccgcctctccctcCGCTCCGCCTCCCCCGCCTCCCTCGCCACCCTCCGGAGCCGCCCTCCCCCACATAGCCTTCTGCTCCGGCGGCAATGGCGGCCGCTCCGGCGGCGGGGGCTGGGGCGGGGACGACGGGTCCTCCTCCGGCGGCGGAGGGGGCGGCGACAATGCCGGCGACAATAACAAGAAGGAGGCGCTCATGGTGCTGGCGGAGGCCGGTCGAGGCGTGGAGAGCTTGCCGGGGGACTTGGCGGCGGCTCTTGGCGATGGGAGGATCCCGGGGTCGGTGGTGACGAGGTACTTCGAGCTGGAGAAGTCGGCGCTGTTCCGTTGGTTGCTTCAGTTCGGCGGGTTTAAGGAAAGGTTGTTGGCTGACGATCTGTTCTTGGCCAAGGTCGGGATCGAATGCGGCGTCGGGCTCTTCACTAAG ACCGCCGCGGAGTATTCACGCCGGGGAGAGAAATTTTTCGATGAGCTGGAAATAGTTTTCGCCGATGTG GTAATGGCAATACTTGCGGATTTCATGCTTGTTTATCTCCCCGCTCCAACGGTTTCTCTTCGGCCTGCCCTTGCAACCAATGCTGGGTCACTGGCAAAGTTCTTCTATAGCTGTCCTGACAATGCATTTCAG ATTGCACTTCCTGGATCATCATATTCATTCTTACAGAGGATAGGTTCCATACTG CGTAATGGCACAAAGCTTTTTGCAGTTGGCACTGCATCATCATTG gttggtacatttgtgacaaatgccTTGATTAACGCAAAGAAGGCTGTTGATAACTCTTCTGGTGAAGTGGAAAATGTACCGATTTTGTCAACTAGTGCTGCCTACGGTGTTTACATGGCTGTTTCAAGTAATCTCAG GTACCAACTACTGGCTGGTGTAATTGAGCAGAGGATGTTAGAGCCCTTGCTACACCAACACAAATTCATGCTTAGTGCTATTTGCTTCGCTGTTCGAACCGGCAACACATTCTTAGGCTCACTATT GTGGGTAGACTATGCGCGTTGGATAGGTATTCAGTAG
- the LOC104435699 gene encoding uncharacterized protein LOC104435699, which produces MSLCYSAMKQKLRHLSLGSSRRSVAISGLLLLLFYTFSFNYHTSQSLVASYLPFRLSWQLSSPSPATDTPTNISHLVFGIVGTVNTWNRRRPYVESWWRPNVTRGYLFLDRAPSKELREWPPSSPPVRVNEDITRWGVLRRVRNRVPIRIFRTILEMFRQGDKDVRWYVMADDDTVLFVDNLVEVLSRYDHTKYYYIGSSSEFFMSNFLLSFEMAFGGAGYALSYPVVEMLATELDACIKRNPWLYSSDIMLHICLTDHGISLTQERGFHQVDFHGDISGFLSAHPQSPVLSLHHIDAIDPIFPSMNHSEAINQLMKPAQVDQSRLLQQTICYHRERKWSISVSWGYSAHIYENILSRSFLRRPMETFKPWMKRVKPPLYMFNTRILENNPCIVPHVFFLKSMENASCDEIVTTYTRASKSRLPSCALGGNHSANPISRVQAGRMECCDVLADNQNTTKVRLRPCMFGEVIA; this is translated from the exons ATGTCGCTCTGTTATAGCGCGATGAAGCAGAAACTCAGACATCTTTCTCTAGGGAGTTCGCGCAGATCGGTGGCTATTTCGGGACTGCTTTTGCTCCTGTTCTACACATTCTCCTTTAACTACCACACCAGCCAATCTCTGGTTGCCTCTTACCTTCCCTTCAGGCTTAGCTGGCAGCTGTCCAGCCCCAGCCCCGCCACTGACACTCCTACTAACATCAGCCACCTCGTATTCGGCATAGTTGGCACTGTGAATACATGGAATCGGAGGAGGCCCTACGTTGAATCGTGGTGGAGACCAAATGTTACTCGTGGGTATCTCTTCCTGGACCGAGCTCCTTCGAAAGAGCTTCGAGAGTGGCCTCCTTCTTCACCTCCTGTCCGAGTGAACGAAGATATAACTAGGTGGGGAGTACTCCGGCGAGTCAGGAATCGCGTCCCAATAAGGATTTTCCGAACGATCTTGGAGATGTTTAGACAGGGAGACAAAGATGTGAGATGGTATGTAATGGCGGACGACGACACCGTACTCTTCGTGGACAACCTCGTGGAGGTTCTGTCgaggtatgatcataccaagTATTATTATATCGGCTCGAGCTCAGAATTTTTCATGTCCAACTTTTTATTGTCCTTCGAGATGGCGTTTGGAGGAGCTGGCTATGCTTTGAGCTACCCTGTGGTTGAGATGCTGGCGACGGAGTTAGATGCTTGTATAAAAAGAAATCCGTGGTTGTATTCTAGCGATATCATGTTGCACATATGTTTAACCGACCATGGAATTTCCCTGACCCAAGAGAGAGGATTTCATCAG GTTGATTTTCATGGCGACATATCAGGTTTTCTATCAGCTCATCCGCAATCTCCTGTCCTATCGCTCCACCACATTGATGCCATCGACCCAATTTTCCCCTCCATGAACCACTCTGAAGCTATTAATCAGCTCATGAAACCAGCACAAGTCGACCAATCCCGTCTCCTGCAACAAACCATCTGCTACCACAGGGAAAGAAAGTGGTCGATCTCTGTATCATGGGGTTACTCTGCTCATATATATGAGAACATACTTTCTCGAAGCTTCTTACGGCGACCCATGGAGACATTCAAGCCATGGATGAAGAGAGTTAAGCCACCTCTTTATATGTTCAACACGCGGATCCTTGAGAACAATCCATGCATAGTTCCTCatgtatttttcttgaaatccaTGGAGAATGCCAGCTGTGACGAAATTGTTACTACTTACACTCGAGCATCAAAGAGCCGATTACCATCTTGTGCACTTGGTGGAAATCACTCTGCAAATCCCATCTCCAGAGTTCAG GCAGGAAGAATGGAGTGCTGTGATGTCTTAGCTGACAACCAGAACACCACAAAGGTCAGATTAAGGCCCTGTATGTTCGGTGAAGTCATTGCATAA
- the LOC104433857 gene encoding protein TRAUCO, which yields MDSLQATYRDDDDDDDETGELPTRPAPPSPADKPSPPPTTGAPENPAAVKTQPSSDASSTDDEETPASSELRKSPKRPRTSQNDEDDDQEEEEEEEEEEEEDEEEEEDPSSKKRKPLSILSLHPPEENQELEDPAVIKEEGEEAEAGSVERNGSAAAGNGAAPSTTNGKKSSKKKSNNVWLPKSTRKGKKNKSKNSTNNTNNGHNSASSDKVLVAPLPRFPDRTDDNPEMKICLSKFYKAEKVELSEDRMTAGSTKGYRMVRATRGVVEGAWYFEIKVERLGETGHTRLGWSTEKGDLQAPVGYDANSYGYRDIDGCKVHKALREKYGDEGYKEGDVIGFYINLPDGEQYAPKLPRLVLFKGQRYVSPANPKEDPPKVVPGSEISFFKNGVCQGVAFKDLYGGRYYPAASMYTLPNQPNCLVRFNFGPELECFPDNFEGRPLPRLMVEVPYHGVVNPVENDVPPEKKN from the exons ATGGACTCTCTCCAAGCCACGTAcagagacgacgacgacgacgacgacgaaacAGGGGAGCTGCCCACTCGCCCCGCCCCTCCCTCCCCCGCCGACAAACCCTCCCCGCCGCCGACGACGGGCGCGCCGGAAAACCCCGCCGCTGTGAAAACCCAGCCCTCTTCCGACGCTTCGTCCACTGATGACGAAGAAACCCCTGCTTCCTCTGAGCTCCGGAAATCCCCCAAACGACCCCGGACTtcccaaaacgacgaggacgacgaccaggaagaggaggaggaggaggaggaggaagaggaggaggatgaagaagaagaagaagacccgtCTTCCAAAAAGCGGAAACCTTTGtccattctctctcttcaccCACCTGAGGAGAACCAAGAACTCGAAGACCCGGCAGTAAttaaggaagaaggagaagaagccgaAGCCGGCTCTGTGGAACGTAATGGGAGCGCGGCCGCCGGAAACGGAGCGGCTCCGAGCACGACCAACGGGAAGAAATCgagcaagaagaagagcaaCAACGTGTGGTTGCCCAAGTCCACTCGGAAGGGCAAAAAGAACAAGAGCAAGAACAGCACCAACAACACCAACAATGGCCACAATTCGGCCTCCAGTGACAAGGTCTTGGTAGCCCCCTTGCCGCGGTTCCCCGACAGGACCGACGACAACCCGGAGATGAAAATCTGCCTATCCAAGTTCTACAAGGCGGAGAAAGTGGAATTGAGCGAGGACCGGATGACTGCCGGCAGCACGAAGGGGTACAGGATGGTTAGGGCCACAAGAGGGGTTGTGGAAGGCGCCTGGTATTTTGAAATAAAGGTGGAGAGGTTGGGTGAGACTGGGCACACGAGGTTAGGGTGGTCAACAGAGAAAGGTGACTTGCAGGCACCTGTTGGGTATGATGCGAATAGCTATGGGTATAGGGATATTGATGGGTGTAAGGTGCACAAGGCTCTCAGGGAGAAATATGGAGATGAAGGGTACAAGGAAGGTGATGTCATTGGTTTCTACATTAATTTGCCCGACGGAGAGCAGTATGCCCCAAAGCTGCCGCGCTTGGTGCTGTTTAAGGGGCAGAGATATGTTTCTCCGGCCAACCCAAAGGAGGATCCGCCCAAGGTGGTGCCTG GGAGTGagatttctttcttcaaaaatgGGGTATGCCAAGGGGTTGCTTTCAAGGATTTGTATGGAGGCAGATACTACCCAGCTGCTTCAATGTACACTCTTCCTAATCAACCTAATTGTTTGGTCAGGTTCAATTTTGGGCCTGAACTTGAATGCTTTCCCGATAATTTTGAGGGACGTCCGCTCCCTAGGCTGATGGTTGAAGTGCCTTACCATGGGGTCGTGAACCCGGTTGAGAATGATGTGCCCCCCGAGAAGAAGAATTAG
- the LOC104433856 gene encoding LOW QUALITY PROTEIN: phenylacetaldehyde reductase (The sequence of the model RefSeq protein was modified relative to this genomic sequence to represent the inferred CDS: deleted 1 base in 1 codon): MSAAVGAGKTVCVTGASGYIASWLVKLLLQRGYTVKASVRDPNDPEKTEHLLALDGARERLQLFKANLLEEGSFDPIVEGCVGVFHTASPFYHDVRDPQAELLDPAVKGTLNVLKSCSKTPSVQRVVLTSSMAAAEHDGTPLTPDVEVKEDWFSDPDLLRENNMWYELSKTLAENAAWEFVTEKGIDMVTINPGMVIGPLLQPKLNRGAVAIANLINGAPTFPDECCGWVNVKDVANAHILAFEVPSARGRYCLVECVPHYYEIVGFLRKLYPSLQLPEK, from the exons ATGAGCGCTGCGGTCGGTGCCGGGAAGACCGTGTGCGTCACCGGAGCGTCCGGCTACATCGCCTCGTGGCTCGTCAAGCTT CTCTTGCAGCGCGGCTACACCGTGAAGGCCTCCGTTCGCGATCCGA ATGATCCAGAAAAGACTGAACATCTGCTTGCACTTGATGGAGCGAGAGAGAGACTTCAACTGTTCAAAGCAAACCTACTGGAAGAGGGTTCATTTGATCCTATTGTTGAGGGTTGTGTAGGCGTTTTTCACACTGCCTCTCCTTTTTATCATGATGTCAGGGATCCACAG GCAGAATTATTGGATCCTGCTGTGAAGGGAACTCTTAATGTTCTGAAGTCCTGTTCCAAAACACCTTCTGTGCAGCGTGTGGTCTTGACATCATCTATGGCTGCAGCTGAGCATGATGGAACACCGCTGACACCTGATGTTGAGGTGAAAGAAGATTGGTTTTCTGATCCAGACTTGTTGAGGGAAAATAAC ATGTGGTATGAGCTCTCCAAGACCTTGGCTGAGAATGCTGCCTGGGAATTTGTGACAGAAAAGGGTATTGACATGGTCACGATCAACCCAGGTATGGTGATTGGCCCTCTTTTGCAGCCAAAACTTAACAGAGGCGCTGTGGCGATCGCAAATTTGATAAATG GTGCACCAACTTTTCCAGATGAATGTTGTGGATGGGTGAATGTCAAAGATGTTGCAAATGCTCATATACTGGCATTTGAAGTCCCATCAGCCCGCGGAAGATATTGCTTAGTTGAGTGTGTTCCACACTACTATGAGATTGTGGGGTTCTTACGCAAGCTTTACCCTTCTCTTCAGCTTCCAGAAAAGTAA
- the LOC104433858 gene encoding uncharacterized protein LOC104433858 has translation MGAVRTVLLFLLSLAVWSGNRPVVRGSASWYTHQYVEHAARQFEQKTDRFWQFDEETKHWVEVQLPYELVACANNNCTKVGVIDRRSQDEERCERPPHVPERSEVSTKDDGGEAADGSNVVLPLRKRLSVTKMSETSIWITGESGSIYERFWNGVQWVLAPHDFTTSAGRAVSVFIVNQTMFALSEVGQLCQMRLSESSQPIWVEVPVTVNSSLSQEKEKGSTTQIKSGVVSFDGMRVYFCTKNGALLELSDIEPPRWVNHGRPPSANVAMIIDVGTLRPEAVFIISSKGDLYEYDKSSKPPWKKHIMKQGREENASLTVARGCTLLGMNGELSASIFLLTKAGDLIERRIHQQKWKWISHGSPKDHNLTSMTPVLQHESSENMYSLFFTTSSGCVLEYRIPKHSELVQKPLLDAWANHVHPMHGKAARGISGVQLQIGRVIFPLDDGRLAELHLPGLGGENSGPGQPNIRKKPVTKYVWSILDAPESEGWNAEYCTEERGPANCVMGTKDEPNDSGITSTVTRRRKASTTQQSYLLPGTSDRINVQQHTFPDDRINTNFRLRVMHGSRSFFLITNGLTFEYLYAENIWFWLRHDHPTAMKGALGNYNGSLFLVDIYKSLLMRERSSNELTWVNCTAMRRGRQVIAGPPWDGIPGREIRLAVDDALFFVSKSGRLMQFTVFMRKFKWKDCRHPPNTKVSCIIDQELFRRNIVFVVGTDGRLYQYNKVTELWHEHYQSRHLLLSRSPGTVMRPSSLSLEGSIFILSRDGGLVEYQWSTADGWNWVEHGTPHKAVTLVSPPGPCFESNQLFVIGSDGEVYLRYTEERAWKWKSFGHPYIGNTASKDQRETKVSGINDAVCVPEDANAGVEKELTQFDDLNRNCDTKVAPTRPIPFSDDSVIFELKDGRLAEMRQLGEADWAWSRIIGTPTSLCGLNYWTAMAS, from the exons ATGGGCGCTGTACGGACGGTATTACTGTTCCTCCTCTCGCTCGCCGTCTGGTCGGGGAATCGTCCGGTCGTGCGCGGTTCCGCCTCGTGGTACACCCACCAGTACGTTGAGCACGCCGCGCGGCAATTCGAGCAGAAAACCGATCGGTTCTGGCAGTTCGATGAGGAGACCAAGCACTGGGTCGAAGTCCAGCTGCCTTATGAGCTGGTGGCCTGCGCCAACAACAACTGTACCAAGGTTGGTGTGATTGATCGGAGGTCGCAGGACGAAGAGCGGTGCGAGAGGCCACCCCACGTTCCGGAACGAAGCGAGGTGTCGACTAAAGACGACGGAGGAGAAGCGGCGGATGGGTCCAACGTGGTCCTGCCACTCAGGAAGAGACTTTCGGTTACTAAGATGTCCGAGACGTCGATTTGGATCACCGGCGAGAGCGGGTCTATCTACGAGAGGTTCTGGAACGGAGTGCAGTGGGTTCTGGCGCCCCATGATTTTACGACATCGGCAGGTCGCGCCGTATCGGTTTTCATCGTCAACCAGACGATGTTTGCTCTGTCTGAAGTGGGTCAACTGTGCCAG ATGCGACTCAGTGAAAGTTCACAGCCAATTTGGGTTGAGGTCCCTGTTACAGTCAATTCGAGCTTAAgtcaagagaaggaaaaggggtCAACCACCCAAATAAAGTCAGGTGTTGTTTCATTTGATGGAAT GAGAGTTTATTTTTGCACGAAGAACGGAGCATTGCTGGAGCTGAGCGACATAGAGCCTCCAAG ATGGGTAAATCATGGCCGACCCCCTAGTGCTAATGTTGCCATGATAATTGATGTGGGCACTTTGCGACCGGAAGCGGTATTTATCATAAG CTCGAAAGGTGATCTTTACGAGTATGATAAAAGCTCAAAGCCACCATGGAAGAAGCACATCATGAAAcagggaagagaagaaaatgcttCTCTGACAGTCGCAAGGGGTTGTACTTTACTGGGGATGAATGGAGAACTTTCTGCTTCCATATTTCTTCTTACAAAG GCtggtgatctaattgaaaggcGAATACACCAACAGAAGTGGAAATGGATATCTCATGGAAGTCCGAAGGACCATAATCTGACATCCATGACCCCAGTTCTACAACATGAATCCAGTGAAAACATGTACTCTCTGTTCTTCACGACATCCTCAGGATGTGTTTTGGAATATAGAATACCAAAACATTCAG AACTGGTCCAGAAGCCACTTTTGGATGCTTGGGCTAATCATGTGCATCCAATGCATGGTAAAGCTGCGAGAGGTATTTCTGGAGTACAGTTACAGATCGGAAGAGTAATTTTCCCACTTGATGATGGCAGACTTGCAGAGCTACACCTACCAGGACTTGGGGGTGAAAACTCAGGCCCCGGTCAACCCAACATCAGGAAGAAACCAGTGACAAAGTATGTCTGGTCAATATTAGATGCCCCAGAAAGTGAAGGATGGAATGCAGAGTATTGCACTGAAGAACGTGGACCTGCAAATTGCGTAATGGGCACTAAAGACGAACCAAATGATTCAGGAATCACAAGCACAGTGACAAGGAGGAGAAAGGCAAGCACAACGCAACAAAGTTACTTACTCCCAGGCACATCAGATAGAATAAATGTGCAGCAACATACTTTCCCAGATGATAGAATTAACACTAATTTTCGGCTGCGTGTGATGCATGGAAGCAGATCATTTTTCCTCATAACAAATGGTTTGACCTTTGAGTATCTCTATGCTGAGAATATTTGGTTTTGGCTGCGACATGACCACCCAACAGCAATGAAAGGTGCACTAGGGAATTACAATGGGAGTCTATTTCTTGTTGACATTTACAAGAGTTTGCtgatgagagagagaagcagcAACGAGCTCACATGGGTGAATTGCACAGCTATGAGGAGAGGAAGGCAAGTTATAGCAGGTCCTCCATGGGACGGTATACCAGGCAGAGAAATTAGACTCGCAGTAGATGATGCCCTCTTCTTCGTGAGCAAAAGTGGAAGATTGATGCAATTCACA GTTTTCATGAGGAAGTTTAAATGGAAAGATTGTCGCCACCCTCCAAATACCAAGGTCTCGTGTATCATAGATCAGGAACTATTCAGAAGAAATATAGTATTCGTTGTTGGCACAGATGGAAGACTATATCAGTACAACAAAGTAACAGAGTTGTGGCATGAGCATTACCAATCCCGGCACTTGCTCTTATCTAGGTCGCCTGGAACTGTGATGCGTCCATCCTCACTATCCTTAGAAGGttccatttttattctttctagaGACGGGGGACTAGTGGAATATCAATGGAGCACAGCTGATGGGTGGAATTGGGTGGAACATGGAACACCGCATAAAGCCGTCACATTGGTAAGTCCACCGGGTCCTTGCTTTGAGAGTAATCAATTATTCGTGATCGGGTCAGACGGAGAAGTATATCTGAGGTACACGGAAGAGAGAGCATGGAAATGGAAAAGCTTTGGTCACCCATACATAGGAAACACGGCCTCCAAGGACCAGAGAGAGACGAAAGTAAGTGGCATAAATGATGCAGTTTGTGTACCTGAAGATGCTAATGCTGGAGTTGAGAAGGAACTGACACAATTCGATGACCTCAACAGGAACTGTGACACAAAG GTCGCCCCGACAAGGCCAATTCCATTTTCTGATGACTCGGTgatctttgagctgaaagacgGAAGG TTGGCAGAGATGCGACAACTAGGAGAAGCGGATTGGGCATGGTCACGTATTATAGGGACGCCAACGAGCTTATGTGGGTTGAACTACTGGACTGCTATGGCATCATGA